From Antechinus flavipes isolate AdamAnt ecotype Samford, QLD, Australia chromosome 1, AdamAnt_v2, whole genome shotgun sequence:
TATCAATAAATATCACCGATCGCCCTCATCAGTGATCCCCAATTAGTACCAGCGGCCCTTCAGTGACACTCGTCAGGAACACCCCATCTATGAGCAAGCGTCAGGGACTTCTATTACCAAATAACCAATGTCATGGAATCCCTGAGGGAGGAAGTTTTTTTGGCCTCCGTTTCATCAATAAAACGAGGGGTTTAAAATAGACGGTCTTTATAAggacccttccagttctaaatcctataattctATCAAGTGTGGGGGGGTGAAACACATCTACAACTGACCGGTGCCACACATTTCTATTCATTCTCTAGCCCCGGTTATTGGCAACTTGCAACTACTACCAGCAATGACCACAAGGAGCAAACCAACCTTTTTTCTACTCAGTTCCTGGAAAACTATTTTGGTTTAAAGTTTTTTTCGACCATTACTAAGAAGCTAAAGTAAAAACAGATGAACACAGTCGAAGTACACAAAACTTCCTTACAAAATACATGGTTCTTAATTGttcaaatttgaatccagactaCTTTGAAATCCAGGTTTCTGTGCTAAATGAAGATCTTAACCCACCCCAAGGTGCAGGTGCACTAGCCTACTTTAGTTACCTATTACCCCCATCCAATGCCCTACACAGCTAGTCTTTAAACTACCCAGACATAAACAGAATTGAAAGGAACCTTAGCTACCTTAACACATGAATTCATTCCTGACATTATCGTCTGTTTAATCAACGCAATAGATGGGAAATAACAGGAGGAAATATATTTCACTTACTTAAAAACTAATTGTTAGGGATTTATTGAGCTAAAATCTAACTTTAACTTTCATCCATTTGTCCTAGTTTTGCCTGCTGCTACAGGGTTTCTAATTCCACAGACCCTCAACCCCTTTTAAGCTCTTAAAATGTTTCCCTCacttttatcttttccaaattaaatattGGCAAGTCTTTCAACCATTCCTCATTAGAAGTGGATGAGTTGTACTTGAGCTCCTGAGCCATAGATTTTTGTCGTCATGGAAGGTCGTGACTGGGGTCAGGTTGGGGATCCAAAGCCCTTTTAGGAACCTCTTATCTCCTCGTTCAAACGGACACATTCCGGAGACATGACAAGGAAAGAAACTGGGCATTTTCCTAAGGTGGGCGGTGCCTCTGAGACTAACCTAGTATCAATTTAACTTTTATCTCTTCTCACCCACCCACTTTGCTTCATCAAGAAATGAGGAATATTCTCCCCTTCCCACTCAGGTGTCCCCAGGATGTCAAGCCAAAAGCTCCAATGGCTTAGATCCCTGATGCCCTTGCCCTGATTCCAGAAAAGGGCCCAAATCAAATTCACTCAAAAATTATCTCAATCAAAATCATTATCATCCATCACCTCCCTTATATCTCACAGTCTTCCAAATTGGGGAATTTAGAGAGCAAGTTCAGTTAGCTTTccacattttaaggaaaaacaagagGGACACTCTATTGGAGTAGGGTTGGCGCTTTGGGATAAAGCAGGACTGTCCTATTCAATCCTCCAGAAAATCATCTTTGAGGCAGCATTCTATAGTCTGTTTCCTATTTCCATCATCTGtgggaaaaggagggaattggctcaaatttatgtTTGCAAATTACTATGATAAATCACTTTTTCCTGATAAGAGGAACAGGCTGGGACAAGAAATAAAGGGTGGGGGAAGAATCTGCCAGATCTTCTATCAACTTCAGTTTGCATTCACAAACATCAGCTGTTTCCCATACAGAGCCGCCTCTCATAAGGGCTCATGAATACAAGAGTATTTCAAGTGACTGGTACTTTATGTGACTAATGTGATTCTGAATGCATGGAGGGGTATCATAGTGTGATCATGAGTGTGTCACAGCTTATCATTATGGCTGTAAGAATTTCCATGTTTGCCCCCTTCTCACCATTGCATATCCTCCCATCGGAATAAAGAGAACAAGGGAAATTCAGCAATCTGGGAAGAAGCTGGAAGTagtttggggagagggagggatttTTGTCCAGAAAACTATTTAGCAACAGGCCCAGGACTAAGAGGCCTCTGGAGTTCTAGCCCTAGGCTTCAAGTACACAGAGGGACATGGAGATGGGGAACTCAAGGTAGAAATATAAACTACTGGAGGACCCATACTGTATAGAAACAGGACAGTGCTGTCCAAAAGTCGCTATCATCCAACGGCATTTACCTTGAACGAACCTGCTAACAGGCGACTAATCAGGCTGTTTGGCCACTGAACAATAAAGAACCTGAGACCCACTTGCCCTGATTCATCTGCTGCCCGAGGGCTCCATTCCCCACTCCATCACAGAAGGGGTGATAATTAGGGAAAGAAACAGAACTTCCACACAGACCCAAAGAGGGTGGAGCTTCCAAGAATGCCTTCATTCAGATCTCAGGTGGAGGGGAACTCCACCCCCCCAAACCTGCCCCAATTAAAAAGCGGGGCCCCAGAGAGCACATTTTCAGAGGTTCCACACACAGCCTAAACTCACTAGAAGCAACATGAAGGGAATGGAAATAACCCTAAGCCTAATCCTGTTGCTACTGCTCAACTTCAGCCCCAGGAGAGGTGAGATTCAAAAGGGGGATCTGAAACTATTGGGAGGGTAGCGGAACTCTTGGATGGGTGGTGGGGTGGTGTCTGTTAGGCTGCCAAGGCTGCTAGCTGGCGTCTCCTAGATTGTAGGAAGAGGCCCCTCAAACGCTTGGGGAGGGATGAGAGGACACAATCCTCTAAGATCACTCTGAGCGCCCGTTCTTCCTCTACTTCCCTTAGCACTACCCCTACCGCCCAGCATCTCATGCTGCACCCAAGTCTATCAAAAGAATCTTCCCATTAAACTCCTTCGGAATGTCAACCGGGTGGATCTACAAGAAGCCAATGGCGACTGTCATATAAAGGCTTATGTGTGAGTCCACTTGACCCCCAGCTTCCCTCTAAGACTCCTCACTCAGTTCCTCCCATGCCCTTCTCTTGCTCTCCCAACTAATCCCTTATCCTGTCCCCTCAGGCTGCACCGAAAACACGGATCACCTGTTTGTGTTCACCCAAAGAACCCGTCTCTAGCTCGGTGGTTGTCCCGAAACAGGATGCTACAGAAGTCATAAGCCCAGGCTCTGCCCAACTGCCtgacccccaccccccaccctcccGTTTCATCCAGTCTCCTGTAAGTCTGATACCTTGCAGTTCAGGTCTTTTTCCTCAAAAACCCAATCCCATATGTTGGCTGACCCACTGGGGGTGAGATGGCAGTCGTTTCCTTAGAGGTGGGGAGACAGCAAATGAACCTGGGGCTGAGCTCTGCACTGTCTTCCCCTAATAAAGATGAGTTAATAAAGATGAGCCTCTGGTAGCGCCAGACATTTAAGGAAACAGGGGTGagcaggagaggaaaaaaatctaggaaataaCTTCAGGGGGCAACGGCACCTTCgggctttctttccttctctttcagaaGAGGTTATGCCCAGGGAATGACAAAGAACACCTAATTCCCTTTATTCACACAGATACATGGCAGCAAATATTCTCTCCTCCTCCAAGCTTCCTCTCCCACCAACATCCAGCGCTCACACACAGGAGGCTTACACAGGTCCATGTCCCAGCAACCACAGGTACACGTAGTCTTCAGAAAGCCCGTGTTAGCCACCTGGCTCCTCCCCAGAGTcctacacacagacacacagacacacacgggTATTTCCCACATGGGCCCAGAAACTTCACCACCCTCATGTGTGGGGTCCTGCATGGCCCCAGATGTTTAAGAGGGAAGTCTGTTCCTCTTGCAGAGCCCGCGGGGTAGAGTGTGAAAGGGGGGGTATTGCAAGAGCCCCATATGACTAAGGAGTTGTTCACCACCCACTGAATAGCAAGTATGAGGGATACAGGGAGTCCCACAAAAATGGACCCCAAACAAGAGCCCCTCAAGACGGTGAAGTTGGAGGGGAGTCAACAGTCCTTCCAGAAACTCCGGCTGCCCTTCCACACTGGTGCTGACTGTAAGATCCTACTAGGGATGAGATTCTCCAAAGCTCACTACTGGACCTAAGCCACTGTaaggaagcagaaaaggaaagtaaattgAGGGAGGGTCTCTGGAGGTACCCCTGCACTCCCTGGCCACATTCCCAGAGGAACCCATCTTAAAAGTTCCTGAGGAAGATTCCCCTTAGAAGAGACAGGGAGCCCcgtatttttcttcttccacctTTCACCTTCAGGTCCCCTAGGTCTCTCTTGCTCCTAGCCTTCCCTCTGCCCCCTGCACACTCTGCTTGAACTAGCCTCAGAACGGAGAATGCCTTTTTCTATTCATCCTCATTTACCCACCAATTCCCACTGACCTTCATTTCTCCAGCTTCTGACAACCTGAACCATGCACTGGCTCCTAATTACCCACAGTCCCGTCTTGTCCCCTGTGCAGTTCAGTCCCAAGGAGTTCCGGCCCCGGCGTTGGGGGAACCTGGGGCGGAACTCGTGCGCGGTCCGTGCGCGGAGGGGCCCCGGGCGGCGGCACAGAACTCCACCCGGGCTTGTCTGATCGCAGCAGCCTCGGGGCCCCTCTCTCCCCCGGAGAACAGCGAGAATGTGGAGCCTGATTAGAAGCTGAGGGGAAGGGGatgggccgggggggggggggggcgggagggggggaCGGGACCGGAGCTCTGGCTGGGAAAGGGCCAGAGGGCAGGGATGGGCCCAGTGAGATTTCCCAGAAGGATTAGAACTCAGACCTCAGGGCCTAAATCTTCCCTTGATATGGTGATAAAGGTGTGATAAGGGAGGTGAGTCACGGCCCCCCGGAGAGCTGGGCGGTGACTCGCGGGGGCTGGCCGGGCGGGAGGGGGAGGCTCCCTCAGCTTTCCACCCTTCCCCGCGGCACTCACCAGGCATGGTCTTCACCGGCACCATGGGAGCCAAGAATCCAGGCTTGGGGGCAGCCCCTTTCCTGTGGCCTCTCAGCCTTAGCCTGTGGTGAGCACAGAGCGGACCAGCTTTCCCCTGAGCCCCCGAGGTGGCTGCGTCAGCGGGGGCCGGGGGTCTCGGCCGCCTCCCCCAGGACCCGAGGGGACCCTCTCCAGAGCCCATCACTTGATTACAGAGAGCCAAGAACCTGGGGTCCCTGTccccagagccagtgctcttCCACCTGCGGCATTAACCAAGGCCCTGGGAGGGGCGGGGGAGGGTCGCGGGGAGCCGGGGCAGAGAGGCCGTCTGCGGGGGTCCGGCGCAGGGGATGAGCGCTGACAGGCCCGGAGCACTCACCAGAGCAGGAGCGCCAGGGCGCCGGCAGCCAGGCCCACAAAAGAGAAGACTCCCAGAGACGTCACCACGGCCACCTGCTCCAGGGGGTCCCCGGGCTCTGCACGGGGAGGGAAGCTGCATGAGGGGCAGTTTGGCCCCCCTCCTCAGCGGCGGAGTCCCGGGGATGGGGCAGTCACCGAGCCGTCCGCTGCCTCTGTCCCCGGGGGGGGTTGCCGGCCGGGCCACTCACCCATGAGTGGCTGAGAGTTGGGCTGCAGAGAAGGCCTGGGGAGAGCATGTCTGCCTGGCTCCTTCTCAGTCTGCGCCTGCGCCTGCGTCGCGGTCTCCGAAGGCCTCTCGCTGGGTCTGGCGCTGGGGCCAAAGGCAGCCGGGGCTGAGAGAGCGGGAGCAGCTTATGAGGGGCAGGGTCGGCGAGCAGGGAGCCAGGCCCTACGCGGGGCTGCCCTCCAGGCCTCCTGGGGCAGGGCCGGGCCTTCCCACACTTCCCCTCACCAGGACTCGGGGTCCCCCAGGCCTCCTTGCTCCAGTCGCTCCAAGTGCCAGCGTCGAGGAAGTCTCGGGCACTGACGCGCACCACGTGGGGCAGCCCGGCCACGGCGTCCGTGATCACCTCCTCCAGCCCAGCTGGCTCCACCTGCGGGGTCACAGGGAGGGACCTGGGGGCATGGGGTTCTTTGGCAGGGGCATTCCGTGAGGGGGAGGAGACTGTGCCGCACTAAGGGCTGACTGACGGAGGGTCCCTGGAATGTCTACAAATTGCACTGAGACTGGATGAACGGGGATGGGGGATGTGGGACGTGGGTGCGGGATGGCCAAGCCTTCCCCGTGGAtgctttcccctcctctcctgcTTCCAGCATCACGGGGGAGTGAAAATCGGGGCAAAAGGCCCCCACACAGAATGGTAGGGAGCGAAGGCCCAGGGCTCTGGGATGGTCCCGAATAGTTCACCCAGGGCCCCAACATGGCTGGCTGAGCCGCCCGTGTCCaaacctgaaagtaactcagaaGCTGGACAGATCAGAAGTCACACATGTTAGTGCTGGGAGGACTGAAGACCATGTGTGTCAGAGGGTCCTCTGTGGAGTCTGCCCCCCCATTATACAGAAGGGGAAAGTGATTCCCAGAGATAAGCGATTGGTCCAAGAAAACAGGAGATTCCTGGCCAAGCTCAGATCCCACAAGGCAATCTTCTAGCTCTTAATCAACCTGCAAGCTCACTCCAGGAGTCATTCTAGGCTGGGCTGGAGGCGGATAGGATAGGTACTTGGTCTTGACTTGCCTAGCCaactttttttaaactcagtAGCAGGAGAAAGCCATAGTCTACTTGTTAATTCCAAAAGAGGGGAGCAACCACAGAGAACAGGGGGATGGAGACCAGATGAAGTGGGACGTCTATGGATGCTAgcatccccccccccctccatccTGGACAGGATGTCACCGCCCACCCAGGAACAGCCCAAGAGAAGAGGCTGAGCCCACAGGGACAGGAGGTTCGGATCTAAGGAAGAGGCCCTGAGCCACAGGGACTCCAGATCCGAGCGCGCTTATCTTGGGGAAAAGACCTGTGTCTCTGCCTGCACTCCATTCCATCCCCAGGCCCCTTACCACGGAACGGAGCAAATCCTTACCCACTTCTTCCCTTACCATGGACCAGGTCAGGTGGCCCACCGGGCGGTACTGCAGTCGGAACTTGAGCAGAAAGTGGGGTTGGAGGGGCCAGGAGTTTGGGTAGGTCCAGCTGACCAGCAGGCGTCGAGGAGCCCCAGGGATCGGTTCCACTCGAAGTCCCTGCGGGGGGTCTGGCCTTACTGTAAACGGGAAGGGGGAGTGGGTTCAGGgtcagaagggaggaagaagctCCTGCTTGCTGCCCCTGAGTCTGGgtcagagacagaggagaggggGGGAAGCTGGGGTTGAGGTAGCAGGTCATACCAAGGAGCATGCGGAGAGAGGGTGAGCTGCTGTAATCAGCGGTCGGGATGGAGAGCTCAGCTTGTGTGCAGAAGGGTCCGTAATTAGAGCCCTGCCACACGAAGTCGTTTAGGGAATAACTCTCTACTTTGCTGAGAACTATCCATAACAGGGgtccatgtgtgtgtgtataaaagtgCGTACGTGTGTTACTGATGCCGTTTTgctatgtatttaatatttcatgtCCTGAAGTGAGCAGACTGGATGTCCCCAGGGCTTTGtcccccctctcttctccctttggaCTTCATTTGGGGAATCAGTTCCCATGAAGTCAGCCTCTAAGCTGATGATTCTTAGATCTTAGATAGACAGCTCTCCTGAGGTACAGGCTGACATCTCAAACCTGGTTTCATGTAAAACTCTACATGCCCCAAATCGAAGCCGCCTTTGCCTCCAAGCCCTCCCCTTTTGCCGACTTCTCTGTGATTGCCCAGGGTAACATTATGCCTAGGCTCACACCCAGGTGTCACCCTGACCCTCATTCTCTCACCTCCTCGCATCCCACCAGTTGTCGTCTCACAGAATCATCTCCACagcccctttctctcttccaaagGCCTGGCTCAGGCcatcatcacctcacacctgcgTCACACTTCACACTAATGGCCTGCTGGTGAGTCCCTCTGCCTCAAGCCTCTCCCCACGATAGTCCGGCTTCCATTAGTTGTCAAAAGTGATCTTCCCTAAGTGCCGGTCTGACCATCTCACACACCCCATTTTTTGGATAAAACCAGCGGATTTCTTGTATTTTCAGAGTCAAATGACTTTTA
This genomic window contains:
- the CCL27 gene encoding C-C motif chemokine 27 — its product is MKGMEITLSLILLLLLNFSPRRALPLPPSISCCTQVYQKNLPIKLLRNVNRVDLQEANGDCHIKAYVLHRKHGSPVCVHPKNPSLARWLSRNRMLQKS
- the IL11RA gene encoding interleukin-11 receptor subunit alpha isoform X1, giving the protein MSSSCSGLGRVLVIVAAALVPVSSAGPEAWGPPGVHYGQLGETVVLLCPGASPGTPISWHRADGRALLGTARSELGLGRQELVLEQAENKDEGTYICQAQDGGAGGSVTLQLGYPPARPMVSCRASDYENFSCSWSPSRVTGLPTRYVASYRKKIILGTERGRPALSADPRPCSLELPGATRCVVHGSEFWSQYRINVTEVNPLGASARLLDVSMQSILRPDPPQGLRVEPIPGAPRRLLVSWTYPNSWPLQPHFLLKFRLQYRPVGHLTWSMVEPAGLEEVITDAVAGLPHVVRVSARDFLDAGTWSDWSKEAWGTPSPAPAAFGPSARPSERPSETATQAQAQTEKEPGRHALPRPSLQPNSQPLMEPGDPLEQVAVVTSLGVFSFVGLAAGALALLLWLRLRGHRKGAAPKPGFLAPMVPVKTMPERGPEAAAIRQARVEFCAAARGPSAHGPRTSSAPGSPNAGAGTPWD